From the Telopea speciosissima isolate NSW1024214 ecotype Mountain lineage unplaced genomic scaffold, Tspe_v1 Tspe_v1.0244, whole genome shotgun sequence genome, one window contains:
- the LOC122647863 gene encoding uncharacterized protein LOC122647863 — MLARKEEENLAVRASTSRSHQWDHIPDVVWNRIWSIQSLPKIKVLLWRSCNEALATGAGLQARRVNIDPSCSKCGFQSKNGDHILFDCPFARNVWFGRPLQFSPPERPSLVDWIYSWNVWFKQDKKMAREAISRASFICWYLWRSRNEQVFNGKTWDPSDVLQMADKAFVEISNAVRFLGGVSNSSSVGLGNDSSHRCSFWTPLPKGSVKANCDAAFTAETSRGGLGIIFRDHSGALIKARSIPLVLGSIIQGECWQFVMLYFGFRAGI; from the coding sequence ATGCTTGctaggaaggaggaggagaacctTGCTGTGAGGGCTTCCACGTCTAGAAGCCATCAATGGGATCATATCCCTGACGTAGTTTGGAATAGAATCTGGTCTATTCAATCCCTTCCTAAAATCAAAGTTTTGCTGTGGCGTTCTTGTAATGAAGCTTTGGCTACTGGAGCGGGGCTTCAGGCTCGTCGTGTGAACATCGATCCAAGCTGTTCTAAATGTGGTTTTCAGTCTAAAAATGGTGACCATATTCTCTTCGACTGCCCCTTTGCTCGAAATGTTTGGTTCGGTCGTCCTCTTCAATTCTCTCCTCCTGAAAGGCCGAGCTTGGTGGATTGGATTTATAGCTGGAATGTTTGGTTCAAGCAAGATAAAAAGATGGCTCGAGAAGCTATCTCTAGAGCTTCTTTCATTTGTTGGTACCTTTGGCGTTCCCGAAATGAGCAGGTGTTTAATGGCAAGACTTGGGATCCATCGGATGTGCTTCAAATGGCTGACAAAGCTTTCGTGGAGATTTCTAATGCTGTCCGATTTTTAGGGGGTGTTTCAAACTCCTCTTCGGTTGGCTTGGGGAACGATAGTTCTCATCGATGTTCTTTTTGGACTCCCTTGCCAAAGGGCTCGGTTAAAGCAAACTGTGATGCGGCTTTCACTGCTGAGACGAGTAGGGGAGGACTGGGAATTATTTTTAGAGACCATTCTGGTGCTTTGATTAAGGCTCGTTCCATCCCTCTTGTTCTTGGTTCGATCATCCAGGGAGAATGTTGGCAATTCGTGATGCTCTACTTCGGCTTTAGAGCTGGGATATGA